In the Malania oleifera isolate guangnan ecotype guangnan chromosome 1, ASM2987363v1, whole genome shotgun sequence genome, one interval contains:
- the LOC131149147 gene encoding protein GRIM REAPER-like: MASLIAADTEDYEDYVIDTPFVNTGSLRGRFLASIIKKGTQCGVSSNVCNGISANNGASRLFCCKNHCRNVLRDRNNCGICGHKCGFGKLCCGGKCINVSLDPLHCGKCNKACDSGVKCENGSCGYAS; this comes from the coding sequence ATGGCCTCTCTGATAGCTGCCGACACCGAAGACTATGAGGACTACGTAATCGACACCCCATTTGTAAATACTGGATCTTTGAGAGGTCGATTTCTAGCAAGTATCATAAAGAAAGGTACACAGTGCGGAGTTAGTAGCAACGTATGCAATGGGATTTCAGCAAACAATGGTGCTAGCCGCCTTTTTTGCTGTAAAAATCATTGTCGGAATGTCCTTCGAGACAGGAACAACTGTGGAATATGCGGACATAAGTGTGGTTTCGGAAAACTTTGCTGTGGGGGTAAATGCATCAACGTTAGTCTTGATCCTCTTCATTGTGGCAAGTGCAATAAAGCATGTGATTCGGGAGTTAAATGTGAGAACGGTTCCTGCGGATATGCTTCATGA
- the LOC131149152 gene encoding protein GRIM REAPER-like yields the protein MASLIAADAEDYEEYVIDTPLVNSGPLRGRFMASIIKKGTHCEVSSNICNGISVNNGAGLLSCCKKHCRNVLRDRNNCGKCGHKCGFGQLCCGGKCTNVGFDALHCGKCNKACDSGVKCEKGSCGYAS from the coding sequence ATGGCCTCTCTAATTGCTGCCGATGCTGAAGACTATGAGGAGTACGTAATTGACACTCCATTAGTCAATTCCGGACCCTTAAGAGGTCGATTTATGGCGAGTATCATAAAGAAAGGTACACACTGTGAAGTTAGTAGCAACATATGCAATGGGATTTCGGTAAACAATGGTGCTGGCCTCCTTTCTTGCTGTAAGAAGCATTGTCGGAATGTCCTTCGAGATAGGAACAACTGTGGGAAGTGCGGTCACAAATGTGGTTTTGGCCAACTTTGTTGTGGGGGTAAATGCACCAACGTTGGTTTTGATGCACTTCATTGTGGTAAGTGCAACAAAGCATGCGATTCGGGAGTTAAATGCGAGAAAGGTTCTTGCGGATATGCTTCATGA